From the Corynebacterium sp. P3-F1 genome, the window CGTCAGCTCTGGCCACCCGCGGTTTTGATCAGGCCGCATTCACGGAGACCGCCGACATCATCGGCACCGCACTCGCTCAGGGCAAGGGTGCGGACGTGGAGGGGTTGCGGGCGCGCGTCGACAAGCTCGCGCAGGACTTCCCGCTCTACCCGGGCCTCGAAGACTGGAAGATGCTCTAAGCGTCGCTTCCGCGCTCTTCGGCGTGGATGCGCCGCGCCTCGGAGAGCCACGCCGGCTGATCACCCAGGAGCTCCTTGATCTCCGGGGTAGTCAGCGGCTTATCCATGCCATTTTTCTTCAGCGCCGTGATGCTGACACCCAGCTTGCGGGCAACCTCGGGGCGGGGGTGGGGGCCCTCGGCGCGCAGCGTGGTCAGCCACTCCGGCGGTGTGTCCTGCAGCTCGCGCAACTGTGCGTGGGTGATTCCGCCTTCCTGGAATTCGGGCGGCGTCGCGGGCAGGTAAATCCCCAGCTTCTTCGCTGCGGTGGCGGGCTTCATCGCTGTGCTTGACGGCTGTTCGCTCATGCCCAAACGGTAGCATCGTGGCATGCTGCGCCTCGCCTTCGTCACTGGAACCGAACCCGGCAAATGGTTCTCTCGCTACCGCGAAACCACCGACCACGGGCTCGAGGACATCCCCAGCGACGATCCGTTCGCCATGCTTATCGACGACCGCGCCGACCTCGCCCTCCTCCGCCTCCCCGACCCCCGCATCGGCGCCCCGGGGGAGTGGTTCCACCAGGTGAAGCTCTACCCGGAGAAGCCCGGTGTGGCCGTGCCGAAAGACTCCGTCTATGCCGAGCTGTATGCCAAAGGCGGGGAAGCTGTGCGACTTTCTGACCTCGCCGACGAGCACGTCAACTACCGCTTTGGTGTAGACAACAACGCTGGTGCAGGTGAGTACGGCGCGTCGAGCGCGGACGGCGGCTCGGACGTGAATGAGAGCGTGGGCGCGGGTGCGAGTAGCAGCTCGGGTGCTGGGAACTCGATCGATGATCTGCGTGCGGCACTACAGGTTGTGGCGGCGAACGTCGGCGTCGCATTCGCGCCAGCGCCGCTTCTCAAGATGCTGTCGAAGAAGCAGGTAGTAGTTCTCGAGGTGCTCTATGACGGATCTGGTGCGCAACGAGTGGGCGCTGAGTTGGGAGTCGCCGGTGCGGTTGCCGAGCCGGGCGCTGCCGGCGCGGGAGTTGCTGATGCTGGAGTTGCTGGGTCTGGTGCCGTGCCGGGTGCTGCCGGCGCCCCAAGGCCGGCTGAGACGAGCATCGCTCTTGTGTGGAAGGTCGAGAACGATTCCGAGGCGATTCAGGACTTCGTGGGAGTGGCGAAGGGGAGGACGAGGAACTCGTCGAGGGGCGGGGGAGTCTCGAGGGGCAAGGAAGCGTCGGAAGGCGGGGGAACGTCGAAAAGCGGGCGCGCGAGCGTAAAAGGGGACAGGAAAGTTAAGGGCAAAACCAGTGCGCAGCGCAAGGGAGTCCGATCAAAACACCCTAAAACGGGGGTGTGGAAGAATCGGAGGTGAAACAAAGTTGCATAATGGTGAACTGTCAACATTAGAAATTGTTTACGAAAGGATACTTAAATTATGAACCGCAAGTTTGGTGCAGCCGCCGCAGCAATCGCTCTGTCCGCAGGTCTTGTCGCTTGCTCCAACGACGAAGGCGACGTCAAAGAAGTTGAGGCAACCGAAACCGATACCGCTACCGTGACCTCCGCTACCGCTGAGAGCGAGACCGCTGCTTCGGAAGCTGACGCTGCTGCGGCGGACGGTGAGACCACCGAGATCACCACTCAGGACGGCGAGAAGGTCGTTGTTCCGGCGGCTGCCGCTAACGCTCCGGAGGAGCTCGGCCTGGGCAACTGGGGTGACCCGTTCAACGTCGAGACCACCGAGGACGGCGCAACCCTCATCGAGTACGACGCTGAGAAGAACATCGTCTACTCCGAGGAGACGGGTGCTGTGCCGCTGGTCGGCGAGATCGCTAAGACCTGGAAGAAGGACGGTGGCCTGAAGAACGAGATCGGCCTGCCGCTGAAGGCTGAGGACAAGCGTTCTGACGACAACGGCTGGATCCAGGAGTTCCAGAACGGCACCATCGAGTGGCTCGAGGAGAACGGCGAGTTCGGCGCCAAAATCAG encodes:
- a CDS encoding DUF5997 family protein, giving the protein MSEQPSSTAMKPATAAKKLGIYLPATPPEFQEGGITHAQLRELQDTPPEWLTTLRAEGPHPRPEVARKLGVSITALKKNGMDKPLTTPEIKELLGDQPAWLSEARRIHAEERGSDA
- a CDS encoding LGFP repeat-containing protein codes for the protein MNRKFGAAAAAIALSAGLVACSNDEGDVKEVEATETDTATVTSATAESETAASEADAAAADGETTEITTQDGEKVVVPAAAANAPEELGLGNWGDPFNVETTEDGATLIEYDAEKNIVYSEETGAVPLVGEIAKTWKKDGGLKNEIGLPLKAEDKRSDDNGWIQEFQNGTIEWLEENGEFGAKIS
- a CDS encoding LysR family transcriptional regulator substrate-binding protein, which gives rise to MLRLAFVTGTEPGKWFSRYRETTDHGLEDIPSDDPFAMLIDDRADLALLRLPDPRIGAPGEWFHQVKLYPEKPGVAVPKDSVYAELYAKGGEAVRLSDLADEHVNYRFGVDNNAGAGEYGASSADGGSDVNESVGAGASSSSGAGNSIDDLRAALQVVAANVGVAFAPAPLLKMLSKKQVVVLEVLYDGSGAQRVGAELGVAGAVAEPGAAGAGVADAGVAGSGAVPGAAGAPRPAETSIALVWKVENDSEAIQDFVGVAKGRTRNSSRGGGVSRGKEASEGGGTSKSGRASVKGDRKVKGKTSAQRKGVRSKHPKTGVWKNRR